One window of the Nitrospira sp. genome contains the following:
- a CDS encoding M23 family metallopeptidase — MNTMIQAVQQRASQFDRMILTAIVLVASIFPIELVPGSMPAPKGADGQYSGKQGQIVLVKVPGDDPQADVRGTFMGRTMPLFPDPRSGEAPGYVGLLGLDMQDEPGTHELAVDIKSGDQTKHVSMNVLVVKEKFRVEHLKLPKEKVDLDEKALARWKAEQEQVKAALAEDSRLKLWQGGFLEPVGGTRTGIFGSVRIMNGQARNPHNGEDIGAPMGTDVLATNDGVVRLTVDHIFSGKGVYVDHGLGFYSMYFHLSEVSVKEGDQVKAGHVVGKVGATGRATGPHLHWGVKLNGARVNPYALLDLPFKGMVQSATPAPVTEPTSGVGSPAQ; from the coding sequence ATGAATACCATGATCCAAGCCGTCCAGCAGCGCGCCTCGCAATTCGATCGCATGATTCTCACGGCGATTGTCCTCGTTGCGAGCATTTTCCCCATTGAACTGGTTCCAGGGTCAATGCCCGCACCCAAGGGGGCGGATGGACAATACAGCGGGAAGCAAGGACAGATCGTGCTGGTTAAAGTGCCCGGCGACGATCCTCAGGCTGATGTCCGGGGAACGTTCATGGGTCGGACGATGCCGCTCTTTCCAGACCCGCGAAGCGGCGAAGCTCCCGGTTATGTTGGATTGCTGGGCCTCGACATGCAGGACGAGCCCGGGACACATGAATTGGCAGTGGACATCAAGAGCGGCGATCAGACGAAGCATGTCAGCATGAACGTGCTGGTGGTCAAAGAAAAGTTTCGCGTTGAGCACTTGAAGTTACCGAAGGAGAAAGTGGATCTGGACGAGAAGGCGTTGGCCCGGTGGAAAGCCGAGCAGGAGCAGGTGAAAGCAGCGTTGGCTGAGGATTCACGATTGAAGCTCTGGCAGGGAGGTTTTCTAGAACCGGTCGGCGGCACACGCACGGGAATTTTCGGCAGCGTGAGAATCATGAACGGCCAGGCCAGGAATCCCCACAATGGGGAAGACATCGGCGCACCCATGGGGACGGACGTACTTGCGACGAACGATGGGGTAGTGCGGTTGACCGTCGATCACATCTTCTCAGGCAAAGGCGTGTATGTGGATCATGGGTTGGGGTTCTACTCCATGTACTTCCATCTCTCGGAGGTGTCGGTCAAAGAGGGAGATCAGGTGAAGGCCGGGCACGTTGTAGGCAAAGTCGGCGCGACCGGTCGGGCGACCGGTCCGCATCTTCACTGGGGCGTCAAGCTTAACGGCGCTCGGGTCAATCCCTATGCGCTGCTGGATCTGCCGTTCAAAGGCATGGTGCAATCGGCAACTCCGGCACCGGTGACTGAGCCGACATCTGGCGTAGGTTCGCCGGCGCAGTAA
- the pafA gene encoding Pup--protein ligase, producing the protein MKQRIFGLENEYGLIFSPNGRIYLPMEKVLGYIFEGLIPNSWPSNAFLVNGARFYQDTGCHPEYSTPECDNILDLVIHDKAGERLLEACLPAAEERLREEGLSGEIYIFKNNTDSLGNTYGCHENFLMRRDVDFWKVTEQLIPFFVTRQIYGGAGKVLKVSGKPQYFISQRAQHIHEKTSSSTTSSRSIINTRDEPHADAERYRRLHIIVGDSNMSEFVTYVKVGTAALVLSMIEDGYAVQGMELEDPVKAIREISRDPTLKKKVKLDDGRQMTAIEIQRVYLERAEQYLAQREHDPVHDDVFHKWATLLDRLEDDPMQLVHQVDWVTKKHLIQSYVDKKGCGWDDPRVYLLDLQFHDVKRTRGLYYLMESKGLIERVVEEEAVQRAMSTPPQTTRAKVRGDFIRFARAKNRSYTVDWTYLKLNGYWEETILCMDPFSATNRRVEELVSQVSGTRFSR; encoded by the coding sequence ATGAAGCAGCGGATCTTCGGCCTGGAAAACGAGTACGGCCTGATCTTCTCGCCGAACGGACGGATCTATCTGCCGATGGAGAAAGTCCTCGGCTACATTTTTGAAGGTCTGATTCCCAACAGCTGGCCCTCCAACGCATTCCTCGTCAATGGCGCCCGGTTCTACCAGGACACCGGTTGTCACCCCGAATACTCCACGCCCGAGTGCGACAATATTCTCGATCTCGTCATTCACGATAAAGCCGGGGAGCGGTTGCTGGAAGCCTGTCTTCCCGCGGCAGAAGAACGATTGCGTGAAGAAGGACTGTCCGGCGAGATCTACATCTTTAAGAACAACACGGATTCCCTCGGGAATACGTACGGGTGTCATGAAAATTTTCTGATGCGGCGCGACGTGGACTTCTGGAAGGTCACGGAGCAACTGATTCCCTTCTTCGTGACCCGACAGATTTATGGTGGAGCGGGAAAGGTGCTGAAGGTGTCCGGTAAGCCCCAATACTTCATCTCTCAGCGCGCCCAGCACATTCACGAGAAAACGTCCTCTTCCACCACTTCGTCCCGCAGCATCATCAATACCCGGGATGAACCGCATGCCGATGCGGAGCGCTACCGTCGGCTGCATATTATCGTCGGGGACTCCAACATGTCGGAGTTTGTCACCTATGTGAAGGTGGGGACGGCGGCATTGGTGCTGTCGATGATCGAAGACGGATACGCCGTGCAGGGGATGGAATTGGAAGATCCGGTCAAAGCAATCCGGGAGATTTCACGAGACCCGACCTTGAAGAAGAAGGTGAAGCTGGACGATGGACGCCAAATGACCGCCATCGAAATACAGCGAGTCTATCTTGAGCGCGCGGAGCAGTATTTGGCGCAGCGCGAGCATGATCCCGTCCACGACGATGTGTTTCACAAATGGGCGACGTTGCTGGATCGGTTGGAAGATGATCCGATGCAACTGGTCCATCAGGTGGACTGGGTGACCAAGAAACACCTCATTCAGTCGTATGTCGATAAAAAAGGCTGCGGGTGGGACGATCCCCGCGTGTATCTGCTGGATTTACAATTCCATGATGTGAAACGAACGCGGGGATTATATTATCTGATGGAGTCCAAGGGGCTCATCGAGCGGGTCGTGGAGGAAGAGGCGGTGCAACGGGCGATGTCGACGCCGCCGCAAACCACGCGAGCCAAGGTGCGGGGCGACTTTATTCGATTTGCCAGGGCCAAGAACCGGTCGTATACCGTGGACTGGACCTATCTCAAATTAAACGGGTATTGGGAAGAGACGATTCTCTGCATGGATCCGTTTAGCGCCACGAATCGTCGGGTCGAAGAACTAGTCTCACAAGTGTCAGGAACGAGGTTTTCTCGATGA
- the prcA gene encoding proteasome subunit alpha: MPMPYYVSPEQMMQDKAEYAKKGIAKGRSSIAMEYADGVLFTADNPSASLHKISEVYDCIAFAGAGKYSEFENLRKAGIRHADLKGFMYSREDVTARSLANGYSQSLGTIFSQEMKPLEVEILVVQVGLNSQVNEIYRISFDGSIIDEKAVAVIGGRSEAVLAAMKDKVTGPSPALKAALGFCVSALEQTANQKLNPEGLEVAVLERARTGRKFRRLTPGEVQQLLTV, encoded by the coding sequence ATGCCGATGCCGTACTACGTGTCTCCCGAGCAGATGATGCAGGACAAGGCGGAGTATGCCAAGAAAGGCATCGCGAAGGGCCGCTCAAGTATCGCCATGGAATATGCGGACGGAGTGTTGTTCACCGCGGATAACCCCAGTGCGTCGCTCCATAAAATCTCCGAGGTGTATGACTGTATCGCGTTTGCCGGGGCCGGGAAGTACAGCGAGTTTGAGAATCTCCGAAAGGCCGGCATTCGTCATGCGGACCTGAAGGGGTTCATGTACAGCCGGGAGGATGTCACGGCGCGCTCGCTGGCCAACGGCTATTCGCAAAGCCTTGGCACCATCTTCAGCCAGGAAATGAAGCCGCTTGAGGTGGAGATTCTCGTGGTCCAGGTAGGGTTGAACAGCCAGGTGAATGAAATTTACCGCATTTCCTTCGACGGCAGCATCATCGATGAGAAGGCCGTTGCCGTCATCGGTGGACGATCGGAGGCGGTGTTGGCGGCGATGAAGGACAAGGTGACCGGTCCTTCTCCGGCTCTCAAAGCCGCGCTCGGCTTCTGCGTCTCTGCGCTGGAGCAGACGGCCAATCAGAAGCTCAACCCAGAGGGATTGGAAGTCGCCGTGCTCGAACGGGCGCGCACCGGCCGCAAATTTAGGCGGCTCACGCCGGGTGAAGTGCAGCAACTCCTGACAGTCTGA
- the prcB gene encoding proteasome subunit beta, which yields MNLPFLPNYDEPSFFDFISKQHPGLTLGGNGGGGFPGTQDSSRGGGALTVPQATTVLAIKYQQGVVIAGDRRATEGFQIADRRIEKVFKIDEHSAMAIAGAAGPCIEMAKLFQTELEHYEKLEGMSLSCEGKANKLGQMVKANLPMVFQGLVVMPLYVGYDLKRGEGRIFKYDITGGRYEESDYHAIGSGGKDARNTMREHFQRQLPEAEALRLALMSLYNAADDDVGTGGPDLVRGIYPTAKLVNAQGITDVSNDSIRAVYDVLMAARRSKET from the coding sequence ATGAATCTTCCTTTTTTGCCGAATTACGATGAGCCGAGTTTCTTCGATTTCATTTCGAAGCAACACCCTGGATTGACGCTGGGAGGCAATGGTGGTGGTGGCTTTCCCGGAACTCAGGATTCATCCCGAGGGGGAGGGGCCTTGACGGTTCCGCAGGCTACGACGGTGCTGGCCATCAAATATCAGCAGGGTGTGGTGATTGCCGGGGATCGCCGGGCAACCGAGGGATTTCAAATCGCCGACCGTCGAATCGAGAAGGTGTTCAAGATCGATGAGCATTCGGCCATGGCCATTGCCGGTGCGGCCGGGCCCTGCATTGAGATGGCGAAACTGTTTCAGACCGAATTGGAGCATTACGAAAAGCTGGAGGGAATGTCGCTGTCGTGCGAAGGGAAGGCCAATAAGCTCGGGCAGATGGTGAAGGCGAATTTGCCTATGGTGTTTCAAGGACTCGTCGTGATGCCGCTGTACGTGGGGTATGATCTCAAGCGAGGCGAGGGGCGTATTTTCAAGTACGACATCACGGGCGGGCGGTATGAAGAGTCCGACTATCATGCGATCGGATCAGGCGGCAAGGACGCGCGAAATACCATGCGCGAACATTTTCAGCGCCAACTTCCGGAGGCCGAGGCGCTCAGGCTTGCCCTGATGTCGCTCTACAATGCCGCCGATGACGATGTGGGAACCGGAGGCCCTGACCTGGTGCGGGGGATTTATCCCACCGCCAAGCTGGTGAACGCGCAGGGGATCACGGATGTGTCGAACGACAGCATTCGCGCAGTCTATGACGTGCTGATGGCCGCCCGTCGCTCGAAGGAGACATAA
- the dop gene encoding depupylase/deamidase Dop, with protein sequence MQDQPSTNFSRVIGTETEFGIAAKEAALSDPVAASIAVIGHYPGLPAPNAIWDYENENPLLDARGFEVEGERERPNPEYNRQLNKVLANGGRLYVDGAHPEYSIPECSNPREVVAFERIGERILARSLTELTRARGCEQCVVYKNNSDGKGNSYGYHENYLVARSVPFDDILRVLAPFFVTRLIVAGAGKVGAENQTSPAEYQISQRADFFECLADLNTMVKRPIINTRDEPHAEYSKYRRLHVIVGDANMAELSTYLKVGTLSMVLELLEAGADLPQIELDEPVRAIKQVSRDLDMKQSLKLSSGRPTTALAIQRAYWSAAKAFYASHPTTEIMQDVLARWEHVLDGLEKDPRLLVDELDWVAKRHMIESYLDRKGCGWTDPRVKLMDLQYHDVRPERGLFYTLERGNRMKRVVSEAEIVRAETMPPPGTRAYFRGRCAAKFAASLYGVSWTSVLFDFGNPTITRIPLMDPGRGTEAMTGALLESCATAEALLAKLKA encoded by the coding sequence ATGCAAGACCAGCCGTCGACGAACTTCTCCCGCGTGATCGGCACAGAAACCGAGTTCGGTATTGCAGCCAAGGAGGCGGCATTATCGGATCCTGTGGCCGCATCGATCGCCGTGATCGGCCACTACCCGGGCTTGCCGGCTCCCAATGCCATTTGGGACTATGAAAACGAAAATCCCCTTTTGGATGCGCGCGGTTTCGAGGTGGAGGGAGAGCGAGAGCGCCCTAACCCTGAGTACAATCGCCAGCTCAATAAGGTTTTGGCGAACGGCGGCCGGCTCTATGTCGATGGGGCGCACCCTGAATATTCCATTCCGGAATGCTCGAACCCCAGGGAAGTGGTGGCTTTTGAACGCATCGGGGAACGGATTCTCGCCAGGAGTCTGACTGAGTTGACCCGCGCGCGCGGCTGCGAGCAATGCGTTGTCTACAAGAATAATTCTGACGGCAAAGGAAATAGCTACGGATATCACGAGAACTATCTCGTTGCTCGATCCGTTCCGTTCGATGACATACTCCGCGTGCTGGCGCCGTTTTTTGTCACGCGTTTGATCGTGGCCGGAGCCGGGAAGGTCGGCGCCGAGAATCAGACGAGCCCCGCCGAGTACCAGATTTCCCAACGCGCCGATTTTTTTGAATGCCTGGCCGACCTCAATACGATGGTCAAGCGGCCCATTATCAATACGCGGGATGAACCGCATGCCGAGTACAGCAAGTATCGGCGACTGCACGTGATTGTGGGCGACGCCAACATGGCCGAGCTCTCCACCTATCTGAAGGTGGGAACATTGAGCATGGTGTTGGAACTGTTGGAAGCGGGTGCGGATCTCCCGCAGATCGAGTTGGACGAACCGGTTCGAGCGATCAAGCAAGTCTCGCGCGATTTGGATATGAAGCAGTCGTTGAAACTCTCAAGCGGACGGCCGACGACCGCGTTGGCCATTCAACGAGCCTATTGGAGTGCCGCAAAGGCCTTTTACGCGAGTCATCCAACCACGGAGATCATGCAGGACGTCTTGGCTCGCTGGGAGCATGTCTTGGATGGCTTGGAGAAAGATCCACGGTTGTTGGTGGACGAGCTGGATTGGGTGGCCAAGCGTCATATGATCGAGTCGTACTTAGACCGGAAGGGGTGTGGGTGGACGGATCCGCGAGTCAAGCTCATGGATTTGCAGTATCATGATGTGCGGCCTGAGAGAGGGCTCTTCTATACTCTCGAGCGGGGGAATCGGATGAAGCGCGTCGTCAGTGAAGCTGAAATCGTGCGTGCGGAAACCATGCCGCCTCCAGGGACACGCGCCTATTTCCGCGGGCGTTGCGCGGCCAAGTTTGCCGCCTCACTGTATGGGGTCAGCTGGACCTCGGTGCTATTCGACTTCGGGAACCCCACCATTACCAGGATTCCGCTGATGGATCCAGGCCGAGGCACCGAAGCCATGACGGGTGCGCTGCTAGAGAGTTGCGCGACGGCCGAAGCCCTATTAGCCAAGTTGAAAGCCTAA
- the arc gene encoding proteasome ATPase yields the protein MKQITKRLSEGKADVISKNDDQAREVDKLRVQIQSMEEEIRRLYQSRYQLDHATKQNDKLVATLQEAKTQIEALRAEIEKLTAPPSSYAIYSSMNADGTANVFVSGRKMKVSLLPAINGKELRRGQEVVLNEALNVIEAKGFDVQGEVVRLKDVLEGGRALVTLHFDEEKVAELADPLLAERLSVGDHLLYDARSGYVIEKLPKSEAEDLVLEEVPDVDYEHIGGLQKELEHVRDAVELPFLHAELFADFKLSAPKGVLLYGPPGCGKTLIAKAVANSIAKKLGHLTGKQIRSYFLHVKGPELLNKYVGESERQVREVFKKAKEQAAEGNPVIVFFDEMDALFRTRGTGISSDIESTIVPQFLSEIDGMERLRNVIVIGASNRQDLIDPAVLRAGRLDVKVKVGRPDATAARDIFSKYVSTELPFAPEELAQHGGDRKALVEKLTTLTVDAMYAASEENKFIEVTYANGEKEVLYFKDFASGALIEGIVSRAKKYAVKRAIAKEGVGLRSEDLIRAIREEFKEHEDLPNTTNPDDWAKVAGKKGEKIVHLRTISGGPAESRQIETVTTGHYL from the coding sequence GTGAAGCAAATCACGAAGCGGTTGTCAGAGGGGAAAGCGGACGTGATTTCAAAAAACGACGACCAGGCCCGCGAAGTCGACAAGCTTCGCGTTCAAATTCAGTCGATGGAAGAAGAAATCCGTCGGCTGTATCAATCTCGTTACCAACTCGACCACGCCACCAAACAGAACGACAAGCTTGTCGCCACGCTGCAGGAAGCTAAGACTCAGATCGAAGCGCTCCGCGCAGAGATCGAGAAGCTGACTGCGCCGCCCTCTTCCTACGCGATCTATTCCTCCATGAACGCCGATGGCACCGCGAATGTGTTTGTGTCCGGCCGCAAAATGAAGGTCAGTCTGCTTCCCGCGATCAACGGCAAGGAGCTGCGACGCGGGCAGGAAGTGGTGTTGAACGAAGCGTTGAACGTCATTGAGGCGAAGGGCTTCGACGTGCAAGGCGAGGTCGTGCGGTTAAAAGATGTTTTAGAGGGAGGCCGCGCGCTCGTCACCCTGCACTTTGATGAGGAAAAAGTCGCGGAACTCGCTGATCCCCTGTTGGCCGAGCGGCTCAGCGTTGGCGATCATCTGCTGTACGATGCTCGCTCCGGGTATGTCATCGAAAAACTGCCAAAGTCTGAAGCCGAAGATTTGGTGCTCGAAGAAGTGCCGGACGTCGACTACGAGCATATCGGGGGGCTTCAGAAGGAGTTGGAACATGTCCGCGATGCCGTGGAATTGCCGTTCCTCCATGCCGAGCTGTTTGCGGATTTTAAGCTAAGCGCTCCCAAAGGCGTGTTGCTCTATGGTCCTCCCGGGTGCGGAAAGACCTTGATTGCCAAGGCGGTGGCCAACTCAATCGCCAAGAAATTGGGTCATCTCACGGGAAAGCAAATCCGGAGCTACTTTCTGCACGTGAAGGGCCCGGAGTTGCTCAATAAATATGTCGGTGAGTCGGAACGGCAGGTGCGTGAAGTATTCAAGAAGGCGAAGGAACAAGCGGCGGAGGGCAATCCGGTCATTGTGTTCTTCGATGAAATGGACGCCCTTTTCAGGACGCGCGGCACGGGGATTTCTTCCGATATCGAGTCGACCATTGTGCCGCAGTTTCTCTCAGAGATTGATGGAATGGAACGTTTGCGGAACGTCATCGTGATCGGGGCCAGCAATCGACAGGATCTCATCGATCCGGCGGTGTTGCGGGCGGGGCGGCTGGATGTCAAAGTCAAAGTCGGCCGTCCGGATGCCACGGCGGCCCGGGATATCTTTTCAAAGTATGTCTCCACCGAATTGCCTTTTGCGCCGGAGGAGTTGGCGCAACATGGCGGCGATCGGAAAGCGCTGGTTGAAAAACTGACGACGCTCACCGTTGATGCGATGTACGCGGCGTCCGAGGAGAATAAGTTCATCGAAGTCACGTACGCCAACGGCGAGAAGGAAGTCCTCTACTTCAAGGATTTCGCCAGCGGTGCGCTGATTGAGGGGATTGTCTCCCGCGCCAAGAAATATGCGGTGAAGCGGGCTATTGCGAAAGAAGGGGTTGGGCTTCGTTCGGAGGATCTGATCCGGGCCATTCGTGAAGAGTTCAAGGAGCATGAGGACCTGCCGAACACCACCAATCCGGACGACTGGGCCAAAGTGGCCGGCAAGAAGGGCGAAAAAATCGTGCATCTGCGGACGATCAGCGGCGGGCCGGCGGAGTCTCGCCAGATCGAAACCGTGACCACGGGCCATTATCTCTAG
- the thiE gene encoding thiamine phosphate synthase gives MLPVNFRLLLVTDRSLVHGRSFESALREAVDAGVPAIQLRERDLPTRELLSLTQQIRAMTRDRAVPLIINDRIDMAVALDLDGVHLRASSLPISVARRVVGRHRLIGVSVHSVTEVRQAGGDGADYVLLGPIFETPSKREFGAPLGLAVLADACRQSSVPVFAIGGITRERIESVRGAGAFGVAMIGGILGQANVGRATIDMQAAVRAAWPSHLPDGSQAR, from the coding sequence ATGCTGCCTGTTAATTTCCGTCTACTCTTGGTCACGGATCGGTCGCTGGTTCACGGACGCTCGTTTGAGAGCGCCCTCCGGGAGGCGGTGGATGCCGGTGTGCCGGCAATCCAGTTGCGTGAGCGTGATCTTCCGACCCGAGAACTCCTGTCATTGACGCAGCAGATTCGCGCGATGACGCGAGATCGTGCCGTTCCGTTGATCATCAATGATCGTATTGATATGGCGGTGGCATTGGATCTCGACGGGGTCCACCTTCGCGCCAGCAGTCTGCCGATTTCGGTCGCGCGCCGAGTCGTGGGCCGGCATCGGCTCATCGGCGTGTCGGTGCATTCAGTCACAGAAGTGCGACAGGCCGGCGGTGACGGCGCCGACTACGTGCTCCTCGGCCCGATTTTTGAGACCCCATCGAAGCGGGAATTCGGCGCGCCCTTGGGATTAGCCGTGCTGGCTGACGCCTGCCGCCAATCATCTGTGCCGGTATTTGCCATCGGTGGCATTACGCGAGAACGAATCGAATCAGTGAGGGGCGCGGGGGCGTTCGGCGTGGCGATGATCGGTGGAATTCTCGGCCAAGCGAATGTCGGGAGAGCAACCATCGATATGCAGGCGGCTGTTCGTGCCGCGTGGCCGTCTCATTTGCCCGATGGCTCGCAGGCACGTTGA
- a CDS encoding thiazole synthase: protein MDANDRLTIAGHEFRSRLWVGTGKYKDFAETKKAIEASGADVVTVAVRRVNITDRSKENLLDYIDPKKYTILPNTAGCYTVEDAVRYARLARAAGISDLVKLEVLGDERTLFPDTAGLIEAAKILIKEGFIVLPYTNDDPIVAKKLVDIGCPAVMPLAAPIGSGLGIRNPYNLKIIMETVKVPIIVDAGVGTASDAALAMEYGADAVLMNTAIAGAQHPIAMAEAMKYAVYAGRLAYKAGRIPRKLYATASSPIEGML from the coding sequence ATGGACGCAAACGATAGGTTGACGATTGCCGGTCATGAATTTCGCTCACGACTGTGGGTGGGGACGGGAAAGTATAAAGATTTCGCCGAGACGAAAAAGGCGATCGAGGCATCCGGGGCCGATGTGGTGACGGTGGCGGTCCGGCGCGTGAATATCACCGACCGGTCGAAAGAGAATCTCCTCGACTACATCGATCCGAAGAAGTACACGATTCTTCCGAACACGGCCGGTTGTTACACGGTCGAGGACGCGGTGCGATACGCACGGCTCGCGCGGGCAGCCGGCATCTCCGATCTCGTGAAGTTGGAAGTACTCGGCGATGAGCGAACGCTGTTCCCGGATACCGCGGGGCTCATTGAAGCCGCCAAGATTCTCATCAAGGAAGGGTTCATCGTGTTGCCCTACACGAACGATGATCCCATTGTCGCGAAGAAGCTGGTCGACATCGGTTGTCCGGCAGTGATGCCTCTGGCGGCGCCCATCGGGTCCGGTCTGGGGATCCGCAATCCGTACAATCTCAAGATCATCATGGAAACGGTGAAGGTCCCCATCATTGTCGATGCGGGAGTGGGGACGGCCTCTGATGCCGCGCTGGCCATGGAGTACGGTGCCGATGCGGTGTTAATGAACACGGCGATCGCAGGGGCGCAGCATCCGATCGCCATGGCGGAAGCCATGAAATATGCGGTCTATGCCGGTCGGTTGGCCTACAAGGCGGGGCGTATTCCAAGAAAGTTGTACGCGACCGCGAGTAGTCCTATCGAGGGCATGCTCTAA
- the thiS gene encoding sulfur carrier protein ThiS encodes MANEIQIHVNGEPRGWRDGDSVADLLKDLAIATERVAVELNLEILDRKDFGQRCLREGDRVEILGFIGGGCGTKGESDGRKR; translated from the coding sequence ATGGCGAACGAGATTCAAATCCATGTGAATGGCGAGCCGCGAGGGTGGCGGGACGGCGACTCCGTTGCCGATCTGCTGAAGGATCTGGCGATTGCGACGGAGCGTGTGGCCGTCGAATTGAATCTTGAAATTCTCGACCGGAAGGATTTTGGACAGCGATGTCTTCGCGAGGGAGATCGGGTCGAGATTCTTGGATTTATCGGCGGCGGATGCGGGACTAAAGGAGAATCGGATGGACGCAAACGATAG
- a CDS encoding histidinol-phosphatase, translating into MPTQNERVAQIFQSIATLLASQRANPYRIRAYRRAADSILALEEDVALVAQRHELEDIDGIGKDLGGKIREFLETGTIRTYEELKRPLPPEIKSWARLPGLHDSLVSYLYARLGIRTLDDLEQLVSSHLLRTVPGFTGSEDELLQAIRQQKASPPG; encoded by the coding sequence ATGCCTACGCAAAATGAACGAGTCGCCCAGATCTTTCAATCCATTGCCACACTGCTCGCCTCCCAGCGGGCCAACCCCTACCGCATCAGAGCCTATCGCCGGGCTGCGGATTCGATTCTGGCACTGGAGGAGGATGTCGCGCTTGTGGCACAGCGTCACGAACTTGAAGACATCGACGGGATCGGGAAAGATTTGGGGGGAAAGATCAGGGAGTTTCTGGAAACCGGGACGATTCGCACGTATGAAGAATTGAAGAGACCATTGCCACCCGAGATAAAGAGCTGGGCGCGGCTGCCGGGCCTCCACGATTCACTGGTGAGCTATCTCTATGCCAGGCTGGGAATCCGAACGCTGGACGACCTGGAGCAACTGGTCTCATCCCACCTTCTCCGCACCGTTCCAGGATTTACCGGATCGGAGGATGAATTGCTCCAGGCCATTCGACAGCAGAAAGCGTCCCCTCCGGGTTAG
- a CDS encoding S41 family peptidase: protein MEQQPRGKSWVIGPMMVVAIVCGVLIGKGWERTGHATETYEELKTFSEVLNQVQRHYVDETKTKELVQGAIRGMLSTLDPHSAYMTPEMYKEMQVETKGEFGGVGIQIGVKENRLAVIAPIEGTPAQRAGIKAGDFIVKVNDETTKDLTLMDAVQKMRGPKGTKVNLTIQREGTPDPLQFTLMRDTIKIESVKSKVIDNLGYVRLTQFQEATGRDLAKAIKQFREQKVQGAILDLRNNPGGLLTAAVDVSEQFLPNGKLVVFTKNREGKKDEWLAKSKDQMDELPMIILVNEGSASASEIVAGALQDWGRAVIVGTTSFGKGSVQTILPLGDGSGLRLTTAKYYTPKGRSIQSTGITPDIVVKLPTSAPAKDGKPVDPSPDAKAVKPAQGKEKEAAPHSNGKAPEDAATKGGAAPQTPPVDSAGDPALEQDAQLQKAVELLKTWKIFKEMKVS from the coding sequence ATGGAACAGCAGCCGCGAGGGAAGTCTTGGGTCATCGGGCCAATGATGGTTGTGGCCATCGTGTGCGGAGTTCTGATCGGCAAGGGCTGGGAGCGAACCGGCCATGCGACGGAAACGTACGAGGAGCTCAAGACCTTTTCGGAGGTGCTCAATCAGGTGCAGCGGCATTACGTCGATGAAACGAAAACGAAGGAATTGGTGCAAGGGGCCATCCGCGGCATGCTGTCGACACTTGACCCCCACTCCGCCTATATGACGCCCGAGATGTACAAAGAGATGCAGGTGGAAACCAAGGGCGAGTTCGGCGGCGTCGGCATTCAGATAGGAGTGAAAGAGAATCGGTTGGCTGTGATCGCACCGATCGAAGGGACACCGGCCCAGCGGGCAGGGATTAAGGCCGGAGACTTCATCGTGAAGGTCAATGATGAGACGACGAAGGATCTTACATTGATGGATGCGGTCCAGAAGATGCGCGGCCCGAAGGGGACCAAGGTCAACCTGACCATTCAGCGCGAGGGGACGCCGGATCCGCTGCAGTTTACGCTGATGCGGGATACCATCAAGATCGAAAGCGTGAAGTCGAAGGTCATCGACAACCTGGGCTATGTTCGGCTGACACAGTTTCAGGAAGCGACTGGACGGGATCTCGCGAAAGCCATCAAGCAATTCCGCGAACAGAAAGTCCAGGGGGCCATTCTGGATCTCCGGAACAATCCCGGCGGATTGCTGACGGCGGCGGTCGATGTGTCCGAGCAGTTTCTCCCCAACGGGAAGCTCGTCGTGTTCACCAAGAATCGTGAAGGTAAGAAGGATGAATGGCTGGCGAAGTCGAAAGATCAAATGGATGAACTTCCGATGATCATTCTCGTGAATGAAGGGTCGGCGAGCGCGTCGGAGATCGTTGCCGGAGCGCTGCAAGACTGGGGGCGTGCGGTGATTGTCGGCACCACCTCGTTCGGGAAGGGATCGGTCCAGACCATCCTTCCGCTCGGCGACGGCTCAGGACTTCGACTCACCACGGCGAAGTACTATACGCCCAAGGGACGATCGATCCAGTCCACAGGTATTACTCCGGATATTGTTGTGAAGCTTCCGACTTCAGCCCCGGCAAAGGACGGGAAGCCCGTCGATCCGTCACCTGACGCCAAGGCTGTGAAGCCGGCTCAGGGGAAAGAGAAGGAGGCGGCGCCGCATTCCAACGGGAAGGCACCGGAGGACGCGGCAACCAAGGGTGGCGCGGCACCTCAAACACCTCCAGTTGATTCGGCCGGTGATCCGGCCCTTGAGCAGGATGCGCAATTGCAGAAAGCGGTGGAGTTGCTGAAGACCTGGAAGATTTTTAAGGAGATGAAAGTCTCCTAA